The proteins below are encoded in one region of Gallus gallus isolate bGalGal1 chromosome 12, bGalGal1.mat.broiler.GRCg7b, whole genome shotgun sequence:
- the TMCC1 gene encoding transmembrane and coiled-coil domains protein 1 isoform X3, protein MQTVHFILKMHWFVLLNWLSEIRDAVLAVTERESSSHSSETEYFLQNIERLEVSSLAQTSSAVASSTDGSINADSVDGTPDPQRTKAAITHLQQKILKLTEQIKIEQTARDDNVAEYLKLANNADKQQSARIKQVFEKKNQKSAQTILQLQKKLEHYHRKLREIEQNGIPRQPKDVFRDMHQGLKDVGAKVTGFSEGVVDSVKGGLSSFSQATHSAAGAVVSKPREIASLIRNKFGSADNIASLKDSLEEGQEDGTGGKALGVIQNFQSSPKYGSEEDCSSATSGSVGANSTTGGPVGASSSKTNTLDMQSSGFDAILHEIQEIRETQARLEESFEDLKVRYQRDYSLIMQTLQEERYRCERLEEQLNDLTELHQNEILNLKQELASMEEKIAYQSYERARDIQEALEACQTRISKMELQQQQQQVVQLEGLENATARNLLGKFINILLAVMAVLLVFVSTVANCVVPLMKTRNRTFSTLFIVVFIAFLWKHWDAISGYLERFLSPPR, encoded by the exons ATTGAACGACTGGAAGTCAGCAGCCTAGCGCAGACCTCCAGTGCAGTGGCCTCAAGCACTGATGGCAGCATCAACGCAGACTCCGTTGATGGCACCCCAGATCCTCAGCGTACAAAAGCAGCCATCACACACCTGCAGCAGAAGATACTGAAATTGACTGAGCAGATCAAAATTGAACAAACAGCCCGTGATGACAATGTGGCAGAGTACCTGAAGCTAGCCAACAACGCAGACAAGCAGCAGAGTGCCCGCATTAAGCAAgtgtttgagaagaaaaatcaaaagtcTGCCCAGACGATcttgcagctgcagaagaagcTAGAACATTACCATCGAAAGCTGCGAGAAATTGAACAAAATGGAATCCCTCGGCAGCCAAAGGATGTCTTCAGGGATATGCACCAGGGATTGAAAGATGTTGGAGCGAAAGTCACTGGTTTCAGTGAGGGAGTAGTAGACAGTGTTAAAGGTGGGCTTTCCAGTTTCTCCCAAGCCACGCATTCAGCAGCGGGAGCTGTGGTTTCCAAACCCCGGGAGATTGCCTCTCTCATCAGGAACAAGTTTGGGAGTGCAGACAATATTGCTAGTCTGAAAGACTCCTTAGAAGAAGGCCAGGAAGATGGGACAGGAGGCAAGGCTCTAGGTGTTATCCAGAACTTTCAGTCAAGTCCAAAATATGGCAGTGAAGAGGACTGCTCCAGTGCTACGTCAGGCTCAGTGGGAGCCAACAGCACAACAGGGGGCCCTGTGGGAGCTTCCAGCTCCAAAACAAACACTCTGGATATGCAGAGCTCAGGGTTTGATGCAATACTACATGAGATTCAAGAAATTCGAGAGACACAGGCAAGACTGGAAGAGTCATTCGAGGACCTTAAGGTGCGCTATCAGAGGGATTACTCATTAATAATGCAGACTTTGCAGGAGGAGCGGTACAG ATGCGAAAGACTCGAAGAGCAGCTAAATGACCTGACTGAGCTCCATCAGAATGAGATCCTGAATCTGAAACAGGAGCTGGCCAGCATGGAAGAGAAAATTGCCTATCAGTCTTATGAGCGAGCCCGGGACATCCAG GAGGCCCTGGAAGCATGCCAGACCCGCATCTCCAAGATGgagctacagcagcagcagcagcaggtggtgCAGCTGGAGGGTCTGGAGAATGCCACAGCCAGGAACCTGCTGGGGAAGTTCATCAATATCCTTCTGGCTGTCATGGCTGTCCTCCTTGTCTTCGTCTCCACTGTGGCCAACTGCGTCGTGCCCCTCATGAAAACTCGCAATAGGACGTTCAGCACTTTATTCATAGTGGTTTTCATTGCCTTTTTGTGGAAGCACTGGGATGCCATCTCTGGCTACTTGGAACGGTTCTTGTCTCCCCCCAGATGA
- the TMCC1 gene encoding transmembrane and coiled-coil domains protein 1 isoform X5 — protein MLMWCCCTSVCCQRDFCEPAKIERLEVSSLAQTSSAVASSTDGSINADSVDGTPDPQRTKAAITHLQQKILKLTEQIKIEQTARDDNVAEYLKLANNADKQQSARIKQVFEKKNQKSAQTILQLQKKLEHYHRKLREIEQNGIPRQPKDVFRDMHQGLKDVGAKVTGFSEGVVDSVKGGLSSFSQATHSAAGAVVSKPREIASLIRNKFGSADNIASLKDSLEEGQEDGTGGKALGVIQNFQSSPKYGSEEDCSSATSGSVGANSTTGGPVGASSSKTNTLDMQSSGFDAILHEIQEIRETQARLEESFEDLKVRYQRDYSLIMQTLQEERYRCERLEEQLNDLTELHQNEILNLKQELASMEEKIAYQSYERARDIQEALEACQTRISKMELQQQQQQVVQLEGLENATARNLLGKFINILLAVMAVLLVFVSTVANCVVPLMKTRNRTFSTLFIVVFIAFLWKHWDAISGYLERFLSPPR, from the exons ATGTTGATGTGGTGCTGCTGCACCTCTGTGTGTTGCCAGAGGGACTTCTGTGAGCCGGCAAAG ATTGAACGACTGGAAGTCAGCAGCCTAGCGCAGACCTCCAGTGCAGTGGCCTCAAGCACTGATGGCAGCATCAACGCAGACTCCGTTGATGGCACCCCAGATCCTCAGCGTACAAAAGCAGCCATCACACACCTGCAGCAGAAGATACTGAAATTGACTGAGCAGATCAAAATTGAACAAACAGCCCGTGATGACAATGTGGCAGAGTACCTGAAGCTAGCCAACAACGCAGACAAGCAGCAGAGTGCCCGCATTAAGCAAgtgtttgagaagaaaaatcaaaagtcTGCCCAGACGATcttgcagctgcagaagaagcTAGAACATTACCATCGAAAGCTGCGAGAAATTGAACAAAATGGAATCCCTCGGCAGCCAAAGGATGTCTTCAGGGATATGCACCAGGGATTGAAAGATGTTGGAGCGAAAGTCACTGGTTTCAGTGAGGGAGTAGTAGACAGTGTTAAAGGTGGGCTTTCCAGTTTCTCCCAAGCCACGCATTCAGCAGCGGGAGCTGTGGTTTCCAAACCCCGGGAGATTGCCTCTCTCATCAGGAACAAGTTTGGGAGTGCAGACAATATTGCTAGTCTGAAAGACTCCTTAGAAGAAGGCCAGGAAGATGGGACAGGAGGCAAGGCTCTAGGTGTTATCCAGAACTTTCAGTCAAGTCCAAAATATGGCAGTGAAGAGGACTGCTCCAGTGCTACGTCAGGCTCAGTGGGAGCCAACAGCACAACAGGGGGCCCTGTGGGAGCTTCCAGCTCCAAAACAAACACTCTGGATATGCAGAGCTCAGGGTTTGATGCAATACTACATGAGATTCAAGAAATTCGAGAGACACAGGCAAGACTGGAAGAGTCATTCGAGGACCTTAAGGTGCGCTATCAGAGGGATTACTCATTAATAATGCAGACTTTGCAGGAGGAGCGGTACAG ATGCGAAAGACTCGAAGAGCAGCTAAATGACCTGACTGAGCTCCATCAGAATGAGATCCTGAATCTGAAACAGGAGCTGGCCAGCATGGAAGAGAAAATTGCCTATCAGTCTTATGAGCGAGCCCGGGACATCCAG GAGGCCCTGGAAGCATGCCAGACCCGCATCTCCAAGATGgagctacagcagcagcagcagcaggtggtgCAGCTGGAGGGTCTGGAGAATGCCACAGCCAGGAACCTGCTGGGGAAGTTCATCAATATCCTTCTGGCTGTCATGGCTGTCCTCCTTGTCTTCGTCTCCACTGTGGCCAACTGCGTCGTGCCCCTCATGAAAACTCGCAATAGGACGTTCAGCACTTTATTCATAGTGGTTTTCATTGCCTTTTTGTGGAAGCACTGGGATGCCATCTCTGGCTACTTGGAACGGTTCTTGTCTCCCCCCAGATGA
- the TMCC1 gene encoding transmembrane and coiled-coil domains protein 1 isoform X8: protein MSTQIERLEVSSLAQTSSAVASSTDGSINADSVDGTPDPQRTKAAITHLQQKILKLTEQIKIEQTARDDNVAEYLKLANNADKQQSARIKQVFEKKNQKSAQTILQLQKKLEHYHRKLREIEQNGIPRQPKDVFRDMHQGLKDVGAKVTGFSEGVVDSVKGGLSSFSQATHSAAGAVVSKPREIASLIRNKFGSADNIASLKDSLEEGQEDGTGGKALGVIQNFQSSPKYGSEEDCSSATSGSVGANSTTGGPVGASSSKTNTLDMQSSGFDAILHEIQEIRETQARLEESFEDLKVRYQRDYSLIMQTLQEERYRCERLEEQLNDLTELHQNEILNLKQELASMEEKIAYQSYERARDIQEALEACQTRISKMELQQQQQQVVQLEGLENATARNLLGKFINILLAVMAVLLVFVSTVANCVVPLMKTRNRTFSTLFIVVFIAFLWKHWDAISGYLERFLSPPR, encoded by the exons ATGTCCACACAG ATTGAACGACTGGAAGTCAGCAGCCTAGCGCAGACCTCCAGTGCAGTGGCCTCAAGCACTGATGGCAGCATCAACGCAGACTCCGTTGATGGCACCCCAGATCCTCAGCGTACAAAAGCAGCCATCACACACCTGCAGCAGAAGATACTGAAATTGACTGAGCAGATCAAAATTGAACAAACAGCCCGTGATGACAATGTGGCAGAGTACCTGAAGCTAGCCAACAACGCAGACAAGCAGCAGAGTGCCCGCATTAAGCAAgtgtttgagaagaaaaatcaaaagtcTGCCCAGACGATcttgcagctgcagaagaagcTAGAACATTACCATCGAAAGCTGCGAGAAATTGAACAAAATGGAATCCCTCGGCAGCCAAAGGATGTCTTCAGGGATATGCACCAGGGATTGAAAGATGTTGGAGCGAAAGTCACTGGTTTCAGTGAGGGAGTAGTAGACAGTGTTAAAGGTGGGCTTTCCAGTTTCTCCCAAGCCACGCATTCAGCAGCGGGAGCTGTGGTTTCCAAACCCCGGGAGATTGCCTCTCTCATCAGGAACAAGTTTGGGAGTGCAGACAATATTGCTAGTCTGAAAGACTCCTTAGAAGAAGGCCAGGAAGATGGGACAGGAGGCAAGGCTCTAGGTGTTATCCAGAACTTTCAGTCAAGTCCAAAATATGGCAGTGAAGAGGACTGCTCCAGTGCTACGTCAGGCTCAGTGGGAGCCAACAGCACAACAGGGGGCCCTGTGGGAGCTTCCAGCTCCAAAACAAACACTCTGGATATGCAGAGCTCAGGGTTTGATGCAATACTACATGAGATTCAAGAAATTCGAGAGACACAGGCAAGACTGGAAGAGTCATTCGAGGACCTTAAGGTGCGCTATCAGAGGGATTACTCATTAATAATGCAGACTTTGCAGGAGGAGCGGTACAG ATGCGAAAGACTCGAAGAGCAGCTAAATGACCTGACTGAGCTCCATCAGAATGAGATCCTGAATCTGAAACAGGAGCTGGCCAGCATGGAAGAGAAAATTGCCTATCAGTCTTATGAGCGAGCCCGGGACATCCAG GAGGCCCTGGAAGCATGCCAGACCCGCATCTCCAAGATGgagctacagcagcagcagcagcaggtggtgCAGCTGGAGGGTCTGGAGAATGCCACAGCCAGGAACCTGCTGGGGAAGTTCATCAATATCCTTCTGGCTGTCATGGCTGTCCTCCTTGTCTTCGTCTCCACTGTGGCCAACTGCGTCGTGCCCCTCATGAAAACTCGCAATAGGACGTTCAGCACTTTATTCATAGTGGTTTTCATTGCCTTTTTGTGGAAGCACTGGGATGCCATCTCTGGCTACTTGGAACGGTTCTTGTCTCCCCCCAGATGA
- the TMCC1 gene encoding transmembrane and coiled-coil domains protein 1 isoform X9, with product MEIERLEVSSLAQTSSAVASSTDGSINADSVDGTPDPQRTKAAITHLQQKILKLTEQIKIEQTARDDNVAEYLKLANNADKQQSARIKQVFEKKNQKSAQTILQLQKKLEHYHRKLREIEQNGIPRQPKDVFRDMHQGLKDVGAKVTGFSEGVVDSVKGGLSSFSQATHSAAGAVVSKPREIASLIRNKFGSADNIASLKDSLEEGQEDGTGGKALGVIQNFQSSPKYGSEEDCSSATSGSVGANSTTGGPVGASSSKTNTLDMQSSGFDAILHEIQEIRETQARLEESFEDLKVRYQRDYSLIMQTLQEERYRCERLEEQLNDLTELHQNEILNLKQELASMEEKIAYQSYERARDIQEALEACQTRISKMELQQQQQQVVQLEGLENATARNLLGKFINILLAVMAVLLVFVSTVANCVVPLMKTRNRTFSTLFIVVFIAFLWKHWDAISGYLERFLSPPR from the exons ATTGAACGACTGGAAGTCAGCAGCCTAGCGCAGACCTCCAGTGCAGTGGCCTCAAGCACTGATGGCAGCATCAACGCAGACTCCGTTGATGGCACCCCAGATCCTCAGCGTACAAAAGCAGCCATCACACACCTGCAGCAGAAGATACTGAAATTGACTGAGCAGATCAAAATTGAACAAACAGCCCGTGATGACAATGTGGCAGAGTACCTGAAGCTAGCCAACAACGCAGACAAGCAGCAGAGTGCCCGCATTAAGCAAgtgtttgagaagaaaaatcaaaagtcTGCCCAGACGATcttgcagctgcagaagaagcTAGAACATTACCATCGAAAGCTGCGAGAAATTGAACAAAATGGAATCCCTCGGCAGCCAAAGGATGTCTTCAGGGATATGCACCAGGGATTGAAAGATGTTGGAGCGAAAGTCACTGGTTTCAGTGAGGGAGTAGTAGACAGTGTTAAAGGTGGGCTTTCCAGTTTCTCCCAAGCCACGCATTCAGCAGCGGGAGCTGTGGTTTCCAAACCCCGGGAGATTGCCTCTCTCATCAGGAACAAGTTTGGGAGTGCAGACAATATTGCTAGTCTGAAAGACTCCTTAGAAGAAGGCCAGGAAGATGGGACAGGAGGCAAGGCTCTAGGTGTTATCCAGAACTTTCAGTCAAGTCCAAAATATGGCAGTGAAGAGGACTGCTCCAGTGCTACGTCAGGCTCAGTGGGAGCCAACAGCACAACAGGGGGCCCTGTGGGAGCTTCCAGCTCCAAAACAAACACTCTGGATATGCAGAGCTCAGGGTTTGATGCAATACTACATGAGATTCAAGAAATTCGAGAGACACAGGCAAGACTGGAAGAGTCATTCGAGGACCTTAAGGTGCGCTATCAGAGGGATTACTCATTAATAATGCAGACTTTGCAGGAGGAGCGGTACAG ATGCGAAAGACTCGAAGAGCAGCTAAATGACCTGACTGAGCTCCATCAGAATGAGATCCTGAATCTGAAACAGGAGCTGGCCAGCATGGAAGAGAAAATTGCCTATCAGTCTTATGAGCGAGCCCGGGACATCCAG GAGGCCCTGGAAGCATGCCAGACCCGCATCTCCAAGATGgagctacagcagcagcagcagcaggtggtgCAGCTGGAGGGTCTGGAGAATGCCACAGCCAGGAACCTGCTGGGGAAGTTCATCAATATCCTTCTGGCTGTCATGGCTGTCCTCCTTGTCTTCGTCTCCACTGTGGCCAACTGCGTCGTGCCCCTCATGAAAACTCGCAATAGGACGTTCAGCACTTTATTCATAGTGGTTTTCATTGCCTTTTTGTGGAAGCACTGGGATGCCATCTCTGGCTACTTGGAACGGTTCTTGTCTCCCCCCAGATGA
- the TMCC1 gene encoding transmembrane and coiled-coil domains protein 1 isoform X7: MVQRFSLRRQLSKIERLEVSSLAQTSSAVASSTDGSINADSVDGTPDPQRTKAAITHLQQKILKLTEQIKIEQTARDDNVAEYLKLANNADKQQSARIKQVFEKKNQKSAQTILQLQKKLEHYHRKLREIEQNGIPRQPKDVFRDMHQGLKDVGAKVTGFSEGVVDSVKGGLSSFSQATHSAAGAVVSKPREIASLIRNKFGSADNIASLKDSLEEGQEDGTGGKALGVIQNFQSSPKYGSEEDCSSATSGSVGANSTTGGPVGASSSKTNTLDMQSSGFDAILHEIQEIRETQARLEESFEDLKVRYQRDYSLIMQTLQEERYRCERLEEQLNDLTELHQNEILNLKQELASMEEKIAYQSYERARDIQEALEACQTRISKMELQQQQQQVVQLEGLENATARNLLGKFINILLAVMAVLLVFVSTVANCVVPLMKTRNRTFSTLFIVVFIAFLWKHWDAISGYLERFLSPPR; encoded by the exons ATTGAACGACTGGAAGTCAGCAGCCTAGCGCAGACCTCCAGTGCAGTGGCCTCAAGCACTGATGGCAGCATCAACGCAGACTCCGTTGATGGCACCCCAGATCCTCAGCGTACAAAAGCAGCCATCACACACCTGCAGCAGAAGATACTGAAATTGACTGAGCAGATCAAAATTGAACAAACAGCCCGTGATGACAATGTGGCAGAGTACCTGAAGCTAGCCAACAACGCAGACAAGCAGCAGAGTGCCCGCATTAAGCAAgtgtttgagaagaaaaatcaaaagtcTGCCCAGACGATcttgcagctgcagaagaagcTAGAACATTACCATCGAAAGCTGCGAGAAATTGAACAAAATGGAATCCCTCGGCAGCCAAAGGATGTCTTCAGGGATATGCACCAGGGATTGAAAGATGTTGGAGCGAAAGTCACTGGTTTCAGTGAGGGAGTAGTAGACAGTGTTAAAGGTGGGCTTTCCAGTTTCTCCCAAGCCACGCATTCAGCAGCGGGAGCTGTGGTTTCCAAACCCCGGGAGATTGCCTCTCTCATCAGGAACAAGTTTGGGAGTGCAGACAATATTGCTAGTCTGAAAGACTCCTTAGAAGAAGGCCAGGAAGATGGGACAGGAGGCAAGGCTCTAGGTGTTATCCAGAACTTTCAGTCAAGTCCAAAATATGGCAGTGAAGAGGACTGCTCCAGTGCTACGTCAGGCTCAGTGGGAGCCAACAGCACAACAGGGGGCCCTGTGGGAGCTTCCAGCTCCAAAACAAACACTCTGGATATGCAGAGCTCAGGGTTTGATGCAATACTACATGAGATTCAAGAAATTCGAGAGACACAGGCAAGACTGGAAGAGTCATTCGAGGACCTTAAGGTGCGCTATCAGAGGGATTACTCATTAATAATGCAGACTTTGCAGGAGGAGCGGTACAG ATGCGAAAGACTCGAAGAGCAGCTAAATGACCTGACTGAGCTCCATCAGAATGAGATCCTGAATCTGAAACAGGAGCTGGCCAGCATGGAAGAGAAAATTGCCTATCAGTCTTATGAGCGAGCCCGGGACATCCAG GAGGCCCTGGAAGCATGCCAGACCCGCATCTCCAAGATGgagctacagcagcagcagcagcaggtggtgCAGCTGGAGGGTCTGGAGAATGCCACAGCCAGGAACCTGCTGGGGAAGTTCATCAATATCCTTCTGGCTGTCATGGCTGTCCTCCTTGTCTTCGTCTCCACTGTGGCCAACTGCGTCGTGCCCCTCATGAAAACTCGCAATAGGACGTTCAGCACTTTATTCATAGTGGTTTTCATTGCCTTTTTGTGGAAGCACTGGGATGCCATCTCTGGCTACTTGGAACGGTTCTTGTCTCCCCCCAGATGA
- the TMCC1 gene encoding transmembrane and coiled-coil domains protein 1 isoform X4, whose protein sequence is MHWERALLLRTAKVPGLRGGLRCAGARRGHSHWRRMNRIGERKIERLEVSSLAQTSSAVASSTDGSINADSVDGTPDPQRTKAAITHLQQKILKLTEQIKIEQTARDDNVAEYLKLANNADKQQSARIKQVFEKKNQKSAQTILQLQKKLEHYHRKLREIEQNGIPRQPKDVFRDMHQGLKDVGAKVTGFSEGVVDSVKGGLSSFSQATHSAAGAVVSKPREIASLIRNKFGSADNIASLKDSLEEGQEDGTGGKALGVIQNFQSSPKYGSEEDCSSATSGSVGANSTTGGPVGASSSKTNTLDMQSSGFDAILHEIQEIRETQARLEESFEDLKVRYQRDYSLIMQTLQEERYRCERLEEQLNDLTELHQNEILNLKQELASMEEKIAYQSYERARDIQEALEACQTRISKMELQQQQQQVVQLEGLENATARNLLGKFINILLAVMAVLLVFVSTVANCVVPLMKTRNRTFSTLFIVVFIAFLWKHWDAISGYLERFLSPPR, encoded by the exons ATGCACTGGGAGCGGGCGCTGCTGCTCCGTACGGCCAAGGTaccggggctgcggggcgggctGCGCTGCGCTGGGGCTCGGCGGGGCCACTCTCACTGGCGCCGAATGAACCGCATCGGAGAACGGAAG ATTGAACGACTGGAAGTCAGCAGCCTAGCGCAGACCTCCAGTGCAGTGGCCTCAAGCACTGATGGCAGCATCAACGCAGACTCCGTTGATGGCACCCCAGATCCTCAGCGTACAAAAGCAGCCATCACACACCTGCAGCAGAAGATACTGAAATTGACTGAGCAGATCAAAATTGAACAAACAGCCCGTGATGACAATGTGGCAGAGTACCTGAAGCTAGCCAACAACGCAGACAAGCAGCAGAGTGCCCGCATTAAGCAAgtgtttgagaagaaaaatcaaaagtcTGCCCAGACGATcttgcagctgcagaagaagcTAGAACATTACCATCGAAAGCTGCGAGAAATTGAACAAAATGGAATCCCTCGGCAGCCAAAGGATGTCTTCAGGGATATGCACCAGGGATTGAAAGATGTTGGAGCGAAAGTCACTGGTTTCAGTGAGGGAGTAGTAGACAGTGTTAAAGGTGGGCTTTCCAGTTTCTCCCAAGCCACGCATTCAGCAGCGGGAGCTGTGGTTTCCAAACCCCGGGAGATTGCCTCTCTCATCAGGAACAAGTTTGGGAGTGCAGACAATATTGCTAGTCTGAAAGACTCCTTAGAAGAAGGCCAGGAAGATGGGACAGGAGGCAAGGCTCTAGGTGTTATCCAGAACTTTCAGTCAAGTCCAAAATATGGCAGTGAAGAGGACTGCTCCAGTGCTACGTCAGGCTCAGTGGGAGCCAACAGCACAACAGGGGGCCCTGTGGGAGCTTCCAGCTCCAAAACAAACACTCTGGATATGCAGAGCTCAGGGTTTGATGCAATACTACATGAGATTCAAGAAATTCGAGAGACACAGGCAAGACTGGAAGAGTCATTCGAGGACCTTAAGGTGCGCTATCAGAGGGATTACTCATTAATAATGCAGACTTTGCAGGAGGAGCGGTACAG ATGCGAAAGACTCGAAGAGCAGCTAAATGACCTGACTGAGCTCCATCAGAATGAGATCCTGAATCTGAAACAGGAGCTGGCCAGCATGGAAGAGAAAATTGCCTATCAGTCTTATGAGCGAGCCCGGGACATCCAG GAGGCCCTGGAAGCATGCCAGACCCGCATCTCCAAGATGgagctacagcagcagcagcagcaggtggtgCAGCTGGAGGGTCTGGAGAATGCCACAGCCAGGAACCTGCTGGGGAAGTTCATCAATATCCTTCTGGCTGTCATGGCTGTCCTCCTTGTCTTCGTCTCCACTGTGGCCAACTGCGTCGTGCCCCTCATGAAAACTCGCAATAGGACGTTCAGCACTTTATTCATAGTGGTTTTCATTGCCTTTTTGTGGAAGCACTGGGATGCCATCTCTGGCTACTTGGAACGGTTCTTGTCTCCCCCCAGATGA
- the TMCC1 gene encoding transmembrane and coiled-coil domains protein 1 isoform X6 yields MHWERALLLRTAKIERLEVSSLAQTSSAVASSTDGSINADSVDGTPDPQRTKAAITHLQQKILKLTEQIKIEQTARDDNVAEYLKLANNADKQQSARIKQVFEKKNQKSAQTILQLQKKLEHYHRKLREIEQNGIPRQPKDVFRDMHQGLKDVGAKVTGFSEGVVDSVKGGLSSFSQATHSAAGAVVSKPREIASLIRNKFGSADNIASLKDSLEEGQEDGTGGKALGVIQNFQSSPKYGSEEDCSSATSGSVGANSTTGGPVGASSSKTNTLDMQSSGFDAILHEIQEIRETQARLEESFEDLKVRYQRDYSLIMQTLQEERYRCERLEEQLNDLTELHQNEILNLKQELASMEEKIAYQSYERARDIQEALEACQTRISKMELQQQQQQVVQLEGLENATARNLLGKFINILLAVMAVLLVFVSTVANCVVPLMKTRNRTFSTLFIVVFIAFLWKHWDAISGYLERFLSPPR; encoded by the exons ATGCACTGGGAGCGGGCGCTGCTGCTCCGTACGGCCAAG ATTGAACGACTGGAAGTCAGCAGCCTAGCGCAGACCTCCAGTGCAGTGGCCTCAAGCACTGATGGCAGCATCAACGCAGACTCCGTTGATGGCACCCCAGATCCTCAGCGTACAAAAGCAGCCATCACACACCTGCAGCAGAAGATACTGAAATTGACTGAGCAGATCAAAATTGAACAAACAGCCCGTGATGACAATGTGGCAGAGTACCTGAAGCTAGCCAACAACGCAGACAAGCAGCAGAGTGCCCGCATTAAGCAAgtgtttgagaagaaaaatcaaaagtcTGCCCAGACGATcttgcagctgcagaagaagcTAGAACATTACCATCGAAAGCTGCGAGAAATTGAACAAAATGGAATCCCTCGGCAGCCAAAGGATGTCTTCAGGGATATGCACCAGGGATTGAAAGATGTTGGAGCGAAAGTCACTGGTTTCAGTGAGGGAGTAGTAGACAGTGTTAAAGGTGGGCTTTCCAGTTTCTCCCAAGCCACGCATTCAGCAGCGGGAGCTGTGGTTTCCAAACCCCGGGAGATTGCCTCTCTCATCAGGAACAAGTTTGGGAGTGCAGACAATATTGCTAGTCTGAAAGACTCCTTAGAAGAAGGCCAGGAAGATGGGACAGGAGGCAAGGCTCTAGGTGTTATCCAGAACTTTCAGTCAAGTCCAAAATATGGCAGTGAAGAGGACTGCTCCAGTGCTACGTCAGGCTCAGTGGGAGCCAACAGCACAACAGGGGGCCCTGTGGGAGCTTCCAGCTCCAAAACAAACACTCTGGATATGCAGAGCTCAGGGTTTGATGCAATACTACATGAGATTCAAGAAATTCGAGAGACACAGGCAAGACTGGAAGAGTCATTCGAGGACCTTAAGGTGCGCTATCAGAGGGATTACTCATTAATAATGCAGACTTTGCAGGAGGAGCGGTACAG ATGCGAAAGACTCGAAGAGCAGCTAAATGACCTGACTGAGCTCCATCAGAATGAGATCCTGAATCTGAAACAGGAGCTGGCCAGCATGGAAGAGAAAATTGCCTATCAGTCTTATGAGCGAGCCCGGGACATCCAG GAGGCCCTGGAAGCATGCCAGACCCGCATCTCCAAGATGgagctacagcagcagcagcagcaggtggtgCAGCTGGAGGGTCTGGAGAATGCCACAGCCAGGAACCTGCTGGGGAAGTTCATCAATATCCTTCTGGCTGTCATGGCTGTCCTCCTTGTCTTCGTCTCCACTGTGGCCAACTGCGTCGTGCCCCTCATGAAAACTCGCAATAGGACGTTCAGCACTTTATTCATAGTGGTTTTCATTGCCTTTTTGTGGAAGCACTGGGATGCCATCTCTGGCTACTTGGAACGGTTCTTGTCTCCCCCCAGATGA